From the genome of Candidatus Methylomirabilis sp.:
GTAGGTGACGATCTCCATGTCCCGGTGGGGATGGGGATCGAATCCCCGCCCGGGCTGAATCACGTCGTCGTTGAAGACCCGCAGGGGGCCCCAGTTCATGTTGGCCGGATCGTAGTAATCATCGAAGGAGAAGTGCCAGGAGGTGGACAGCCACCCCATGTCCGCGTGGTGCCGGTCTTTGGACTTGATCACCGTGATCATCGTCCTCTCTCCCGCGGCACGGCGCCGCCCGGAGGCATCCCGCCATGCCCCCGGATATAGTCGCTGGAATGCAGCCTGTCGAGAGGATTTTTGGGGAGCCGGACATCGAGGCTCCCCGAGGCGGGCACCGACAGGGGTTGCCGGATCGGCCCCGCCCTGGAGGGCGGGCCGGCGGAGGCCGCCCGGCCTCAGGGAATCGAGCTGGGGGCCTCGCCGATCTGGACCGTGAGGGTCTCGCGCCGGCCGTCCCGCAGCACGGCCAGCGGTATCGCTCGGCCGGGCGCGAGGCCTGCGACAATCTGCTGGAGGTCCCGGGGTTCGCGCACCGGCTTCCCGTCCACCTCGACCACCACGTCTCCGGGCTTGACGCCGCCCCGGGCCGCGGGCTCGTCGGGGCGCACCTCGCGAACGAGGGCGCCGCCCTCCAGGGGCGCGCCGGGGGCGGCGACCGCGGGCTCCTCCTCGATGTCGCTGATGGTCACGCCGAGCCATCCCCAGGTCATCTTGCCCTGGGCCGCCAGGACCGGCGCCACCGCCTGCACCACCCGCGACGGGATGGCGAAGCCGATGCTCCCGCGGCTGGTGGCCGCGGAGTTCACGCCGACCACCTCGCCGGCCATATTCACCAGGGGCCCACCGCTGTTGCCTGGGTTCACCGCGGCGTCCGTCTGGATGAACTGGAAGCCCGGGCCCGCCGCGCTCGACCGGGCCGGCTTCCGGCTGACGATGCCGAGGGTTACGCTCTCCTCGAGGCCGAAGGGGTTGCCGAGGGCCATCACCAGCTCGCCGACCTGCAGGGCGTCGGAGTCCCCCAGCCGCATCACCGGGAGGTCCGCGACGCCGTCCACCTTGAGGACGGCCAGGTCCGTGCGGGCGTCCGACCCGAGCACCCGGGCCGCGAGCCGCCTCCCGTCGTGCAAGCGCACCTCGACGCCTCGGGCGCCCTGCACCACGTGATGGTTCGTGATCACGTGCCCCTCGGGTGAGACGAGGAAGCCGGAGCCGATGCCGCGCCGCGGCCCCCGCCCGTCCGGCGCCTCCCCGCCGTCGGGCGGCCCCGCCGGACGCCCCCGCCCCCGCACCTGCACCAGGGCCGGGCGGAGCGAATCCGCCAGGCGCACCAGGGGCCGACTGATCCGGGCCAGCTCGGGGTCTGGCGTGCCCGGAGCTGGCGGCAGCGTCAGGGTGAGGGGAGGCGCCTCCTGACCGAGCGCCGGCGCGGGGGTGGCGGCGGGGCCGGTCACGAGGAGCAGGACACCACATACGATCCCGGGGACTCGCCCGATCCGCATCACCTTCCTCCTCGATGGAAGCGGAGGTCGCCGCGCCGCCGCCCTATTGAGGCGCCGGGGCGGCGGCGCCCCGCCGGCTCTCTTCGAACAGCACCTTGAGCCTCGCCTGCTGCTCCGGGCTCAGGGCGTCCCGCAGCTCCCGGATCGCCCGGACGCGCACCCGCAGCAGGTCCGTCTTCAGCCGGCCGATCTCCTGCACCAGGGCCTCGATGGCCTGCGGGCTCCCCGCCGGCTCCTCGAGGCGGCGCGCCAGCTCGCCGGCCTGGCGGTAGAGCGCCCGCGTGAGGGCGCCCGTCTCCTCCGCGAACCGGCCCCGGAGCGCCAGGACCCGCTGGTGCTGGGCCTCGGTGAGGTCGAGCTCGGCGAGGACGCGGTCGAACCGCAGGCCGACCCCGTCCCCGCCGGCCCGGGCCGCGGGGGCGGCCGCCGCCAGGCCGGCGGTGACGAGCAGGCCCACGGCGAGAGAGCGGATCGTCATGGCTCCTCCCCCCGGTCCGCCCCGCCGCTGCCGCGGGCGACCAGGACCAGCTCGATCGAGGGGGAGAGCGGGAGGGGCTCTTCCTCGATCAAATGCGTCGTCGTGAGGGACGCGAGAGACTCGCGGGGCGGACCGGGCGCGGAGGTCAGGTAAAGGGAGGCCCCCAGGGCGGCCAGGAGCGCGGCCGTCGCCGCGACCGGCGCCCACCGGCGGGCGGTGGCCGGCCGCCAGCGGAGCCGGGCGCGCTCCGGCGCTGCGCCGCCGATTTCCTCGCGCAGCCGAGTCCACCCGTCCTCCGCAGGGACCGAGCGCGGCAGCGAGCGGAGCGCTCCCCGGAGACGCCCGAGGTCCTGCAGGCGGGCCGCGCAGCGCGGACAGCGGCCCAGGTGGCGCTCGACGGCCAGCCGCTCCCCCGGCGCCAGTTCCCCGTCCAGGTAGGCCGAGAGGCGGCGGGACGCCAAAAGGTGCATCATGGCGCGTTCCCCTCCCACTCGCGCAGGGCCACCCGCAAGGCCTCCCGGCCCCGCGCGATGCGGGACCGCACCGTCCCCACCGGCACGGCGAGGGCCGCCGCGATCTCCTGGTAGGAGAGCCCCTCCACGTCGCGCAGGATGACGCACGCGCGGTAGGCCGGGTCCAGCCTCGCCAGGGCCGCGCGCACATCGGCCCCAGGCCCGTCGGCCGCCGGGCGGGTCGTGAGCGTCACCCGCTCCGGGCCTGCCCCGTTGCCGTTCCCGAGGACGCGCCGACGCCCCTCCCGGCGCAGGCGCTCGAAGCACACGTTCACGGCCAGCCGGTACAGCCAGGTGCCGAAACGGGCCTCGAACCGGAATGATGGGAGGGCGCGCCAGGCCGTCAGGAAGATCTCCTGGGTCGCCTCATCCGCGTCGGCCCGGTTCCCCAGCAGGTGGAGCGCCAGCGTGTGCATCGTCCTCTTGAACCGCTCGTACACGGGTGCGAATGCGTCCCGGTCGCCTTCCTGACACCGGATGAGGAGGTCCCGCGGGATATCGCTCACGGCTACCTGGAGAACGCCACGGCCCGGAACGGGTCCCGGGACCGCCGACCGCGCCTGTGAAGCCGTCTCGTGCACGTTTAGATGGCGCCACGCCCCCGAAAGGTTCCCGGCCGCATCGCCTCACCCGGCGAATGTCGCGGCCCCACCGCCTGCCCGCCCGGCCCCGAAGTAGGCCGCGAGCCGCTCCCGCAGGGCGAGGCGGGCCCGGTGCAGCCGGGACTTGACCGCCAGGAGGGTGGTGCCGAGGATCTCCGCCACCTCCTGGTTGCTCAGTCCCTCGATGTCCCGGAGGACCACGACCGCCTGATCGTCCGGGGACAGGGTCACGATGGCCTGCTCCAGCACCGACCGGCGCTCGGCGGCGAGGAGTTCGGCCTCCGGGTAGGCCGACCAGTCCGCCACCGCCTGGGCGAATTGGCCGTCCTCCCGGAAGGCCGGCCCCTCCATCCCGCCGGCGAGGGGGACGACGGGCCGGCGGCGCCGGAGCTTCATGAGAGCCGCGTTGCTCGCGATGCGGTACAGCCAGGTCCTGAAGGAGGCCCGGTCCTCGAAATCCCTGAGTTTCCGGTAGACCGCGAGGAAGACGTCCTGGGTGACCTCCTCCGCGTCCTGGGGGTTGCGGGTAAGATGCATGGCCAGACGGTAGACCTTCCCCTGGTAGCGCTGCAGGAGCCCGCCGAAGGCCTCCTCGTCCCCGGCCCTGACGCGGTCCACCAGCACCGCATCCGGCAGCGTGGCCACCTGGAGATGCTCGCCCACCTCCCCTACTCTCGGACGAAGGTGAGGTCAGCCTCGAGCTGGAGGTCGTTGGCCACCTTCAGGAAGAGGAGCTGGGGGATTTGCATCCCGTGGTTCGTGAACGTGGTCCCGAACTTCGCCCGGACCTTCAGGTTATCGGCCGTGAACCCGAAGCGCTTCTGTTGCTCCACCTGGGCGGGGGTGAGGGTGAGGTAGGTCGCCCGAACGGCCGCCTCGGTTTCAACGGGCCGGCCCTTGATGGTGAGGGTCCCTTTGGCGGTCCCCTCCCGCTCCTGCCCGGGGGCGAGGGGTCCGGGGAGGGTGACCCTGGTGAGGGTGAAAACGGCGTACCGGTTCTGCTCCCCCCCCTCCACGTCCAGGTAGTCCTTCCCCCGCATGTCCGCATCCCGCTTCTCCACCCCGCTCCGCAGGGCGCTGAGATCCACCCGGATGGTTCCTCGGGCGGTGGTGGGATCCGCCGGGTCCACCGTGAGGCGTCCCTCCACGGCCGGGCCCGCCGTGGTGCCCACGATGGTCTCCAGGGGGGCGTCGCTCTTGAAGGTCGCCCGGGAGTAGGTGGGGAGGAGCTTGAAGGTGAGGGGAGCGGCCTCCCCCAGGGCGGGGAGGGTGAGGCCGAGGAGCAGGGCGATCAGGGAATGGTTGATGCGAGAATACATGGAGCCTCCTCGAATGAAGAGAGCGGGTGGAACAAAAGAGGCGGATCGCGCGAGAAGACGTGCGCAAACGCACCCCGGCGCTCCTGTTCCGTCATAGGAATAAACACCCGACCGCGGCCTCCCGTTCCCGGCGGGCAGGGATCGGGCCTCGCTCGATCAGAAGTACGCCAGCAGCCGGCCACAGGAGATAACGCCGGTCCAGAAGAGGAGCGACAGGACGGCGGCCGCCTTGGCCGCGGCCGGCGACTCCACATCCCGGTTCCAGGCCTCGACCGACCGGAAGACGCCCCGGTGGAAGGCCGCCGCGTTGAGCCCGGCGGCCGCAATCAGGGCGAGCTTCAGCCGGAACACCGGGCTCGCGGCCAGCTCGGTCGCGTGGGCCGTGAACATCAGCAGGCCCGAGGGGACGACCAGCGCGACGCTCGCGCGGGCCCAGCGGAGGAGGTGCCGGGCCATGTCGGCGACGGCCAGGCGCCGGGAGAGGCCGAGCAGCCGGACGTCGAACATGACGGCCGCGCCGACGAGGACGACGAAGCCGGCGATGTGCACGATCTCGACGATGGGATAGAGCCAGAGCCATTGTCGCATCGCCTCGGCCAGGGCGGTCCGTTCCAGCCAGACCAGCCAGGCCGGACCAACCGGCTCGTGAATCACCGGAGTTCCACGGTCTTGCCGTTGATTGTGATCCGCTCCGCCCGCATCTCGTCGGGCTCGGTCCGGTGCGGGTAGCCGACCACCCGCGCCGCCGTCCCGACCTTCAGCATCTCCCGTGTGACCCCCCGCCGCTCCATCCGGGACGGGGGCGCAAGGACAACCACCCAGGCCTTCTCGGGAGCCTCGAGCCTGAGGTACGCGTGCGGGTGCTCGTACCCGGCCTCGCGAATGACCCCGGTTAAATCCAGGGGCCGGCTGCTGTCGTACCCGCTCCAGCCGTGATGCGCCCCGACCGCCGCCGCGGTGGCCAACAGGGCGACCGCGATCGCCAGCGCGCCTGCCCTCCGCGTCAACATCCGGAACCTCCTTCGCGCAGGATCCCCACCATGTCTCCCGGTCCCCTCCCCGCCGCCCGCGGCGCTAAAGCAATGCCCCGGGGACTGCCACCGCGCCGTTCCCTACATTAGACGGGACCATGCCCCTGGAAAGTTCCCGGCGGCGAAGGGCGGCTATCCGGCGGAAATCAGCAGAATTCAACGATCGCGGCATCCGGGTGGCGAAGCAGGAACCCGGTCCCGTCATGGTCAATCACGGCCCCGTCCAGGCCGGCGGCGCACTGGCTGTCCAGCCAGATCGGCACCCCCCGGTCCTCCTGGACCTCATGGTGGTCCATCGGGTCGTCCGTGAAGGTGACCCGGAACCCCGCCCCGCCGCAGCCGTAGGCGAAGGCGATCTGCACGCCGAGGTTTGGCTTGCCGAGGCGCTCGCGCTCCTCCTTGAACGCCTGAAGGCCTGCCTCCGAGAACCGGATCATCCCGCTCCCTCCTGCCCGAAGCGCGCCACCACCTGCAGATGGTAGGTCTGCGGGGAGGAGTCCAGGGGCTGGACCGCCTCCAGGGTGTAGCCCCGTTCGCGGAGGCGTCCGACATCCCGCGCGAAGGTGCTCACGTCGCTGGAGATGTAGAGGAGGCGGGGCGGCGCCAGCGCCACCGCCCCCTCCAGCGCCTGCCGGGAGAGACCGGGTTCCTGCGGCTCGAGGACCACCAGGTCCCAGGCCTGCCGGGCCTCCGCCGTCTCCAGGAACGCCTCCGCCGTCCCCTCCCAGATCCGGGCCTGACGGCAGCCGTTCGCCCGGACGTTGTGCCGGGCGTCGGCCACGGCGGCCCCCTCCGCCTCCACACCCACGATCGAGGCGGCCCGCTGGCCCAGCGGCACCGCGATGGTCCCCGCGCCGCAGGACAGGTCCAGGACCCGCTCGGCCCCCGTGGGTCCCGCCAGGGCAAGCACCTCGGCGACGAGGGCTGTCGCTGCCGCCCCCGAGACCGGGAACGACGCCCCCGGCGTCACCCGCAGCCGCACCTCCCCCATCTGCTCCGTCACCGCCTCCTCCCCGAGCCGCGCCCGCCGCCGCCGCCCCTCTGCCGTCTCCTCCTGAACGCTCAACCCCACGAGGCCCGGGGCGGCAGCGGCCAGGCTCTCGAAGAGGGGACGCAGCGGCGGCACCCGCCCGCCAGGCGGCAGGAGGAAGGTACAGAGGAGCTGCCCCGTCGCTTCACTGCCCTGGAGGTGGACTTCCCGCAGCCCCGGGAAGGCCTGGAGCAACTCCGGCCCCAGCGCGCGCAGCCCGGCCAGCACCTGGTTCAGCGGGGGTGCCAGGAGGGGGCAGGCCTCCAGGTCCTCCACCTGCCGCGAGGTGGCCCGCCGATACCCGAGGTGGAAGCGATCCTTGACGCGGGCCA
Proteins encoded in this window:
- a CDS encoding trypsin-like peptidase domain-containing protein, with the protein product MRIGRVPGIVCGVLLLVTGPAATPAPALGQEAPPLTLTLPPAPGTPDPELARISRPLVRLADSLRPALVQVRGRGRPAGPPDGGEAPDGRGPRRGIGSGFLVSPEGHVITNHHVVQGARGVEVRLHDGRRLAARVLGSDARTDLAVLKVDGVADLPVMRLGDSDALQVGELVMALGNPFGLEESVTLGIVSRKPARSSAAGPGFQFIQTDAAVNPGNSGGPLVNMAGEVVGVNSAATSRGSIGFAIPSRVVQAVAPVLAAQGKMTWGWLGVTISDIEEEPAVAAPGAPLEGGALVREVRPDEPAARGGVKPGDVVVEVDGKPVREPRDLQQIVAGLAPGRAIPLAVLRDGRRETLTVQIGEAPSSIP
- a CDS encoding zf-HC2 domain-containing protein, with product MMHLLASRRLSAYLDGELAPGERLAVERHLGRCPRCAARLQDLGRLRGALRSLPRSVPAEDGWTRLREEIGGAAPERARLRWRPATARRWAPVAATAALLAALGASLYLTSAPGPPRESLASLTTTHLIEEEPLPLSPSIELVLVARGSGGADRGEEP
- a CDS encoding DUF6152 family protein, whose protein sequence is MLTRRAGALAIAVALLATAAAVGAHHGWSGYDSSRPLDLTGVIREAGYEHPHAYLRLEAPEKAWVVVLAPPSRMERRGVTREMLKVGTAARVVGYPHRTEPDEMRAERITINGKTVELR
- the rlmD gene encoding 23S rRNA (uracil(1939)-C(5))-methyltransferase RlmD encodes the protein AVFVPFAAPGEVVRVRIVEERQDYRRGELLEVVTPSSDRRGAPCPHFTVCGGCQWLHLTESAQQHWKERILREHLQRGARIADAPVRPLRVPVPPLGYQWRARFSVARVKDRFHLGYRRATSRQVEDLEACPLLAPPLNQVLAGLRALGPELLQAFPGLREVHLQGSEATGQLLCTFLLPPGGRVPPLRPLFESLAAAAPGLVGLSVQEETAEGRRRRARLGEEAVTEQMGEVRLRVTPGASFPVSGAAATALVAEVLALAGPTGAERVLDLSCGAGTIAVPLGQRAASIVGVEAEGAAVADARHNVRANGCRQARIWEGTAEAFLETAEARQAWDLVVLEPQEPGLSRQALEGAVALAPPRLLYISSDVSTFARDVGRLRERGYTLEAVQPLDSSPQTYHLQVVARFGQEGAG
- a CDS encoding pirin family protein, coding for MITVIKSKDRHHADMGWLSTSWHFSFDDYYDPANMNWGPLRVFNDDVIQPGRGFDPHPHRDMEIVTY
- a CDS encoding YceI family protein, whose amino-acid sequence is MYSRINHSLIALLLGLTLPALGEAAPLTFKLLPTYSRATFKSDAPLETIVGTTAGPAVEGRLTVDPADPTTARGTIRVDLSALRSGVEKRDADMRGKDYLDVEGGEQNRYAVFTLTRVTLPGPLAPGQEREGTAKGTLTIKGRPVETEAAVRATYLTLTPAQVEQQKRFGFTADNLKVRAKFGTTFTNHGMQIPQLLFLKVANDLQLEADLTFVRE
- a CDS encoding sigma-70 family RNA polymerase sigma factor, which translates into the protein MSDIPRDLLIRCQEGDRDAFAPVYERFKRTMHTLALHLLGNRADADEATQEIFLTAWRALPSFRFEARFGTWLYRLAVNVCFERLRREGRRRVLGNGNGAGPERVTLTTRPAADGPGADVRAALARLDPAYRACVILRDVEGLSYQEIAAALAVPVGTVRSRIARGREALRVALREWEGNAP
- a CDS encoding sigma-70 family RNA polymerase sigma factor gives rise to the protein MGEHLQVATLPDAVLVDRVRAGDEEAFGGLLQRYQGKVYRLAMHLTRNPQDAEEVTQDVFLAVYRKLRDFEDRASFRTWLYRIASNAALMKLRRRRPVVPLAGGMEGPAFREDGQFAQAVADWSAYPEAELLAAERRSVLEQAIVTLSPDDQAVVVLRDIEGLSNQEVAEILGTTLLAVKSRLHRARLALRERLAAYFGAGRAGGGAATFAG
- a CDS encoding periplasmic heavy metal sensor — protein: MTIRSLAVGLLVTAGLAAAAPAARAGGDGVGLRFDRVLAELDLTEAQHQRVLALRGRFAEETGALTRALYRQAGELARRLEEPAGSPQAIEALVQEIGRLKTDLLRVRVRAIRELRDALSPEQQARLKVLFEESRRGAAAPAPQ